A stretch of Rhododendron vialii isolate Sample 1 chromosome 4a, ASM3025357v1 DNA encodes these proteins:
- the LOC131321667 gene encoding uncharacterized protein At5g19025-like isoform X2, whose product MRLHPLHLLSSLTLTATATTAMSPPSSSSSLSLSKPTPSPPHKKPSNPSSNPNPNYSSPSLCNQHSPFLTLDLLILVLVLFSGTFLLTSYFSYIFHSLSLLPPLPSLSLSSPSVLYFLGFSLFFLASILSFEICCGFRSRKCQNPRCKGLKKAMEFDLQLQTEECLRSSAGGSRAVREIDELPWKGGSEGNPDYECLRAELRKMAPPNGRAVLLFRAKCGCPIAKLEGWGTKRGRKHKKGLALNGGGDYR is encoded by the coding sequence ATGCGCCTTCACCCTCTCCACcttctctcctccctcaccctcaccgccaccgccaccaccgcgATGTCCCCtccctcctcgtcctcctccctctctctctccaaacccaCCCCGTCCCCCCCCCACAAAAAACCCTCCAACCCCTcatcaaaccctaaccctaattacTCCTCCCCCTCCCTATGCAATCAACACTCCCCgttcctaaccctagacctcctcatcctcgtcctcgtcctctTCTCCGGCACCTTCCTCCTCACCTCCTACTTCTCCTACATCTtccactccctctctctcctccccccactcccctccctctctctctcctccccctccgTCCTCTACTTCCTCGGcttctccctcttctttctCGCCTCCATCCTCTCCTTCGAGATCTGCTGCGGGTTTCGATCCAGAAAGTGCCAAAACCCCAGGTGCAAAGGGCTTAAAAAGGCGATGGAGTTTGACCTGCAGTTGCAGACGGAGGAGTGTTTGAGATCGTCGGCCGGGGGGTCGAGGGCGGTGAGGGAGATCGACGAGCTGCCGTGGAAGGGGGGGAGTGAGGGGAACCCGGATTATGAGTGCCTGAGGGCTGAGCTGAGGAAGATGGCGCCGCCCAACGGGCGGGCCGTGCTGCTGTTCCGGGCCAAGTGCGGGTGCCCGATCGCGAAGCTCGAGGGGTGGGGCACGAAACGCGGGCGGAAGCACAAGAA